The following proteins are co-located in the Echinicola sp. 20G genome:
- a CDS encoding DUF2911 domain-containing protein has protein sequence MKTSMINKLSFLTVLSLLVCISVYAQEKASPAATASGEIDGATITINYSSPGVKGRQIWGDLVPFGKVWRAGANDATTFETDKDIKVEGETLPAGKYSFFIIPGEEESVFIFNSVAKQWGAYDYDESKDVLRVTVPSMESSTMEERLVYEVVEDGFEVRWEYGMAKANIE, from the coding sequence ATGAAAACAAGCATGATCAACAAGCTTAGCTTTTTAACTGTTTTAAGCTTATTAGTATGTATTAGTGTCTATGCACAAGAAAAGGCCAGTCCAGCTGCTACTGCCTCAGGTGAGATCGATGGTGCTACCATTACCATTAACTATTCCAGTCCAGGTGTAAAGGGCAGACAAATCTGGGGAGACTTAGTACCTTTTGGAAAAGTGTGGAGAGCAGGAGCAAATGATGCTACTACATTTGAAACTGATAAAGACATTAAAGTAGAAGGAGAAACGTTACCAGCTGGTAAATACAGCTTTTTCATCATTCCGGGAGAGGAAGAATCCGTTTTTATTTTTAACTCTGTTGCCAAGCAGTGGGGTGCCTATGACTATGATGAAAGCAAAGATGTACTTCGTGTAACGGTACCTTCTATGGAATCTTCAACTATGGAAGAAAGATTGGTCTATGAGGTGGTAGAAGATGGTTTTGAAGTTCGCTGGGAGTACGGAATGGCAAAGGCAAATATCGAGTAA
- the mnmA gene encoding tRNA 2-thiouridine(34) synthase MnmA: protein MKDKKRVVVGLSGGVDSSVAAYLLQKEGYEVIGMFMKNWHDESVTISNECPWMEDSTDAMLVAEKLGIPFQAIDLSEEYRERIVDYMFAEYKAGRTPNPDVLCNREIKFDIFLKAAQKLKADYVATGHYCQKGELTVDGETVFQLLAGADNNKDQSYFLCQLSQEQLSKALFPIGHLQKSEVRKIAKEQDLITADKKDSQGLCFIGKVRLPDFLQQQLKPKKGDILVVPDDLPIYKRQQIPAGMTAEDLDQEVLDEICLPLQYHAEQGKKIAEHNGAHYFTVGQRKGLNVGGTGKPLFVIQTDTKENIIYTGLGEEHPGLLRHGLFVPKEDVHWIREDLRLTEGQSKRYLARIRYRQPLSMATLIMKENGLYVLFDQAQKGIASGQFVAWYEGEESIGSGVIA from the coding sequence ATGAAAGATAAAAAAAGAGTAGTAGTGGGACTTTCCGGCGGCGTGGACAGCTCTGTAGCCGCCTATTTACTCCAAAAAGAAGGTTATGAAGTCATAGGCATGTTTATGAAAAACTGGCATGACGAATCCGTAACCATTTCCAATGAATGTCCCTGGATGGAAGACAGTACAGACGCTATGTTGGTTGCAGAAAAGCTGGGGATACCTTTTCAAGCAATTGACCTAAGTGAGGAATACAGGGAAAGAATAGTGGATTATATGTTTGCTGAATACAAAGCAGGCAGGACCCCCAATCCTGATGTGCTGTGCAACCGAGAGATTAAATTTGATATTTTTCTGAAAGCAGCCCAAAAACTCAAAGCGGATTATGTGGCCACTGGGCATTATTGTCAAAAAGGTGAGCTGACAGTGGATGGAGAAACTGTATTCCAATTATTGGCCGGTGCAGACAACAATAAAGATCAGAGCTATTTTCTTTGTCAGCTTAGTCAGGAGCAATTATCCAAAGCCCTTTTTCCAATTGGCCACTTGCAAAAGTCAGAGGTGAGAAAAATCGCCAAAGAGCAGGATTTGATCACTGCGGACAAGAAGGATAGCCAAGGTCTCTGCTTTATTGGAAAAGTAAGATTGCCAGATTTTTTGCAGCAACAGTTGAAACCAAAGAAAGGTGATATTTTAGTTGTCCCTGATGATTTACCGATTTACAAAAGGCAGCAAATACCTGCGGGGATGACAGCGGAAGACCTTGACCAGGAAGTATTGGATGAAATTTGTTTACCGCTTCAATATCATGCCGAACAAGGCAAAAAAATAGCAGAACATAATGGAGCCCATTATTTTACGGTTGGTCAAAGGAAGGGCTTAAATGTTGGGGGAACGGGTAAACCATTATTTGTGATCCAAACGGATACCAAAGAAAATATCATTTATACAGGTTTGGGTGAAGAACATCCTGGACTGCTGAGACACGGATTATTTGTACCTAAAGAAGACGTACACTGGATCAGAGAAGATCTTCGCTTGACCGAAGGTCAAAGTAAGCGTTATTTGGCAAGAATCAGGTACAGACAACCTTTGAGCATGGCCACCTTAATCATGAAGGAAAATGGTCTTTATGTCCTGTTTGATCAAGCACAAAAGGGAATTGCCTCCGGGCAGTTTGTGGCTTGGTATGAAGGTGAGGAAAGCATTGGTTCTGGGGTGATTGCTTAA